One Clostridia bacterium genomic region harbors:
- a CDS encoding sporulation integral membrane protein YlbJ codes for MNRKRRQWLGVAWLVFTVLLVSHPQATYSATHQALALWWQVVLPGLLPFLIASSLLGRLGMIALIGRWLEPLTRRLFNLPGTAALVIVLGYSSGPPVAAAMVAELRRRRLCTPREGERLLCFTHNASPLFLLAAVPVGMLGDASLGVPLAAAHYCANLILGLLWRRYGGARPTRQPQASPFPTRSVPGAVSAEAPMAALLAEAVTQAFRTLLLVAGYMTLAAVALALLRETGGLGPLARAFGALLALFSLPPSLGEAVTEGLVEMTLGTSRACQSSAPLGDRLTVASMILGWSGLSVHGQVASVLAGTDLRLGPYLLSRIAQGLLAAVLIRLWLPEAVPTFQLPRPATWSPLLVFELSLLLLGLGLALWLLLALLFALFRRSWYGGL; via the coding sequence ATGAACCGTAAGCGAAGGCAGTGGCTAGGGGTAGCCTGGCTGGTTTTTACCGTTTTGCTGGTAAGCCATCCTCAAGCTACCTATTCTGCCACCCACCAAGCCCTTGCCCTATGGTGGCAGGTAGTATTGCCGGGCCTGTTACCGTTTCTCATAGCCTCTTCTCTACTGGGCAGACTTGGCATGATTGCCCTGATAGGCCGATGGCTGGAACCCCTTACCCGCCGGCTCTTTAACCTGCCCGGTACGGCGGCACTGGTAATCGTACTCGGCTACAGTTCCGGGCCGCCGGTGGCGGCCGCCATGGTTGCCGAGTTGCGGCGCCGCCGCCTTTGCACACCCCGGGAGGGCGAAAGACTCTTATGTTTTACCCACAACGCCAGCCCCCTGTTCCTCTTGGCCGCCGTGCCGGTGGGAATGCTGGGCGATGCCTCCCTCGGTGTGCCCCTGGCCGCTGCCCACTACTGCGCTAACCTGATCCTGGGCTTACTCTGGCGCCGGTACGGGGGCGCCCGTCCTACCCGCCAGCCGCAGGCCAGCCCGTTTCCGACTCGGTCTGTACCGGGCGCAGTCTCCGCGGAGGCGCCTATGGCGGCTCTATTGGCGGAGGCGGTTACCCAGGCCTTCCGGACCCTGCTCCTGGTTGCCGGTTACATGACCCTTGCCGCCGTTGCCCTTGCCCTGTTGAGGGAGACCGGTGGTTTGGGCCCGTTGGCGCGCGCATTCGGCGCCCTGCTTGCGCTCTTCTCCTTGCCCCCGTCCCTGGGGGAGGCGGTGACGGAAGGCCTGGTAGAAATGACCCTGGGAACCTCCCGAGCTTGCCAGTCCTCGGCTCCCCTTGGTGACCGTCTGACCGTGGCCAGCATGATACTGGGTTGGTCCGGTCTTTCCGTACACGGTCAGGTGGCCAGTGTTCTTGCCGGAACGGACTTGCGTCTGGGGCCCTACCTGCTGAGTCGTATCGCTCAGGGCCTGCTGGCCGCGGTCCTGATAAGGCTCTGGTTACCTGAAGCCGTACCCACCTTTCAGCTCCCGCGACCGGCCACCTGGTCTCCGCTTCTGGTCTTCGAACTCAGCCTGTTACTCCTGGGCCTGGGGCTTGCCCTGTGGCTGTTGCTGGCGCTGTTGTTCGCTCTCTTCAGGCGGTCTTGGTACGGCGGGCTTTGA
- a CDS encoding DUF177 domain-containing protein has protein sequence MRLDVADLRRHPGRSISFVFEEEIPAVSLAGEEIRFIGPVRVEGKVSGGQKLLVSEGQVRAVVRRQCSRCLTDYEEEVVAPLEAQFAHVSRLASLSDEEREQVQPFEGNEIELRPAIEEALVLALPMKALCQPDCPGLCPQCGHDLKEGPCACPKPDERLTVLGSLFARQKG, from the coding sequence ATGCGCCTGGACGTTGCCGATCTCCGGCGCCACCCCGGAAGGAGTATTTCCTTCGTGTTTGAGGAGGAGATCCCGGCGGTGAGCCTGGCCGGGGAGGAAATCCGGTTCATTGGGCCGGTACGAGTAGAGGGAAAGGTGAGCGGCGGCCAAAAGCTGCTGGTATCCGAAGGACAGGTCCGGGCGGTAGTGCGCCGCCAGTGTAGCCGCTGCCTCACCGATTACGAGGAGGAGGTTGTGGCCCCGCTGGAGGCCCAGTTCGCCCATGTGTCAAGACTCGCCTCCTTGTCCGACGAGGAAAGGGAGCAGGTCCAACCCTTCGAGGGCAACGAGATAGAGCTTCGCCCGGCGATAGAGGAGGCCCTGGTTCTGGCCCTACCCATGAAGGCGTTGTGCCAACCCGATTGTCCGGGGCTATGCCCCCAATGCGGTCACGATCTCAAGGAAGGCCCGTGTGCATGCCCTAAGCCAGACGAGCGCCTTACGGTACTCGGGAGCCTGTTTGCCCGGCAGAAAGGCTGA